In Streptococcus sp. SN-1, a single genomic region encodes these proteins:
- a CDS encoding magnesium transporter CorA family protein has protein sequence MKQVFLSTTTEFKEIDTLEPGTWINLVNPTQNESLEIANAFDIDIADLRAPLDAEEMSRITIEDEYTLIIVDVPVTEERNNRTYYVTIPLGIIITEETIITTCLEPLPVLDVFINRRLRNFYTFMRSRFIFQILYRNAELYLTALRSIDRKSEQIESQLHQSTRNEELIELMELEKTIVYFKASLKTNERVIKKLTSSTSNIKKYLEDEDLLEDTLIETQQAIEMADIYGNVLHSMTETFASIISNNQNNIMKTLALVTIVMSIPTMVFSAYGMNFKDNEIPLNGEPNAFWLIVFIAFAMSVSLTLYLIHKKWF, from the coding sequence ATGAAACAAGTTTTTCTCTCTACAACAACTGAATTTAAAGAGATCGATACGCTTGAACCGGGTACTTGGATCAATCTCGTCAATCCGACTCAAAATGAATCACTCGAAATCGCTAACGCCTTCGATATTGATATTGCCGACCTTCGTGCACCACTCGATGCGGAAGAAATGTCTCGTATTACCATCGAAGATGAGTATACTTTGATCATCGTGGACGTGCCGGTCACAGAAGAAAGAAATAACCGCACCTACTACGTCACCATCCCGCTTGGTATTATCATCACTGAGGAAACCATTATCACTACTTGTTTGGAACCATTACCGGTCCTCGATGTCTTTATCAACCGTCGCTTGCGTAATTTCTATACCTTCATGCGCTCACGTTTTATCTTCCAGATTCTCTATCGCAATGCAGAACTTTACCTAACAGCCCTTCGTTCGATTGACCGTAAGAGTGAACAAATCGAAAGTCAACTGCATCAATCAACTCGTAATGAAGAATTGATTGAGCTCATGGAATTGGAAAAAACCATCGTCTATTTCAAGGCCTCCCTCAAAACAAATGAGCGCGTGATTAAGAAATTAACCAGCTCAACCAGCAATATCAAGAAATACCTTGAAGACGAAGACCTGCTTGAAGACACCCTGATTGAAACCCAACAGGCCATCGAGATGGCAGACATTTATGGAAACGTCTTGCATTCTATGACAGAGACCTTCGCCTCTATCATTTCCAACAACCAGAACAACATCATGAAAACCTTGGCCCTTGTGACCATCGTCATGTCCATCCCAACCATGGTCTTTTCTGCCTACGGGATGAACTTTAAGGATAATGAAATCCCCCTAAACGGCGAGCCGAATGCCTTCTGGTTAATCGTCTTTATCGCTTTTGCTATGAGTGTCTCGCTCACTCTCTATCTCATCCATAAAAAATGGTTCTAA
- a CDS encoding SemiSWEET family transporter, translating into MTKQKINRIVGSIGAFIGIIVFIAYIPQIIANLQGNKAQPFQPLSAAISCLIWVIYGWTKEPKKDWILIIPNSAGVILGGITFLTSL; encoded by the coding sequence ATGACAAAACAAAAAATTAATCGAATCGTAGGTTCTATTGGTGCCTTTATTGGAATTATAGTATTTATTGCCTACATACCTCAAATTATCGCTAATTTACAGGGAAATAAAGCTCAACCATTTCAACCTTTATCAGCTGCTATATCTTGCTTAATCTGGGTTATTTATGGATGGACAAAGGAACCTAAGAAGGATTGGATACTAATCATTCCAAATTCAGCTGGTGTTATTTTAGGTGGAATCACTTTTTTGACTTCACTCTAA
- a CDS encoding DUF1129 domain-containing protein has protein sequence MSQIDLQKLTKKNQEFVHIATQQFIKDGKTDAEIKAIFEEVIPQILEEQAKGTTARSLYGAPTHWAHSFTVKEQYEKEHPKENDDPKLMIMDSALFITSLFALVSALTTFFAADQAFGYGLVTLLLVGLVGGFAFYLMYYFVYQYYGPDMDRSQRPPFWKSVLVILASMFLWLLVFFATSFLPASLNPVLAPLPLAIIGAALLALRFYLKKRLNIRSASAGPTRY, from the coding sequence ATGTCTCAGATTGATCTACAAAAATTAACCAAGAAAAACCAAGAGTTTGTCCACATCGCTACCCAACAATTCATCAAAGATGGAAAAACAGACGCTGAAATCAAGGCTATCTTTGAGGAAGTTATTCCCCAAATCCTTGAGGAGCAAGCCAAGGGTACGACTGCTCGTTCCCTCTATGGCGCACCGACCCACTGGGCTCATAGTTTCACTGTCAAGGAACAATATGAAAAAGAGCATCCAAAAGAAAATGATGATCCAAAACTCATGATTATGGACTCAGCCCTTTTCATCACTAGCCTCTTTGCCCTCGTCAGCGCCCTCACAACTTTCTTTGCAGCAGATCAGGCTTTCGGCTATGGACTTGTCACTCTCCTGCTAGTTGGACTTGTTGGTGGATTTGCCTTCTACTTGATGTACTACTTTGTTTACCAATACTATGGACCAGATATGGACCGCAGCCAACGTCCACCTTTCTGGAAATCTGTACTGGTTATCCTAGCTTCTATGTTCCTTTGGTTGCTTGTCTTCTTTGCAACAAGCTTCCTACCAGCTAGCCTTAACCCAGTACTTGCTCCATTGCCACTGGCTATTATCGGAGCAGCCCTCCTAGCCCTTCGCTTCTATCTCAAGAAACGCTTGAATATCCGTAGCGCAAGTGCAGGACCAACACGCTATTAA
- a CDS encoding SP0191 family lipoprotein, whose amino-acid sequence MKKIILVSLAFLFVLVGCGQKKETGTATKTEKDTLQSALPVIENAEKNTVVTKTLVLPKSDDGSQQTQTITYKDKTFLSLTIQQKRPVSDELKTYIDQHGVEETQKALLEAEEKDQSIIEARKLAGFKLETKLLSATELQTTTSYDFQVLDVKKASQTEYLKNIGLENLLKNEPSKYISDRLANGATEQ is encoded by the coding sequence ATGAAAAAAATAATTCTTGTTAGTCTTGCTTTCCTTTTTGTCCTGGTTGGTTGTGGACAGAAAAAAGAAACTGGAACAGCTACAAAAACAGAAAAGGATACGCTTCAGTCGGCATTGCCAGTTATTGAGAATGCTGAGAAGAATACAGTTGTAACCAAGACTTTAGTCTTGCCTAAGTCAGATGATGGTAGCCAGCAAACCCAAACCATTACATACAAGGACAAGACTTTTTTGAGCCTAACCATTCAACAAAAACGTCCAGTATCTGATGAGTTGAAGACCTATATTGACCAACATGGAGTGGAGGAAACTCAAAAAGCTCTTCTTGAGGCGGAGGAGAAGGATCAATCTATCATAGAAGCACGTAAATTGGCAGGCTTTAAGCTTGAAACCAAATTATTGAGTGCAACAGAACTTCAAACAACGACCAGTTATGATTTTCAAGTTTTGGATGTCAAGAAGGCTTCTCAGACTGAATATTTGAAGAACATTGGTTTAGAGAATCTCTTGAAGAATGAACCGAGCAAATATATTTCAGACAGATTGGCAAATGGCGCGACAGAACAATAG
- the mgtA gene encoding magnesium-translocating P-type ATPase produces MKTTKERLAIAIHTSLNETLSFYKTSLTGLTEEQVEKNRDLYGENTITKGQEDSILKKIYESIINPFTIILLVIAVISLVTNVWLAKPGQEDPTTSIIIVVLVLISGGIRFVQELRSDKAATNLSKMIVNTATVIRQGEIQEVPIDDLVVGDVVKLSAGDMIPADLLLFESRDFFVQQSGLTGESDAVEKLALTKATDQQSDSLLEAESLAFMGTNVLSGSAKAVVLAVGDATMMGAIEQTLNTYDEPTSFEREMNSISWLLIRLMLVMVPIVFLSNGLTDGDWLEAGVFALSVGVGLTPEMLPMIITASLAKGSIIMAKEKVVIKKLNAIQDLGAIDILCTDKTGTLTQDEIVLEYPLDIHGRLDLTVLRRAYLNSYFQTGLKNLMDRAIIKRTEKEAKEHALLQNLAQTFQKIDELPFDFERRRMSVIVKDEHEVVSLVTKGALEEMLTISSYAEYQGVITPLTDVIREEILAEVRQLNQQGLRVLGVAYKSGLREGHAYTVDDEGDMILTGYLAFLDPPKPSAAPAIKALLEHGVQTKILTGDNEKVTQAVCEKVGLDINQMLLGSEIDQMSNQELAQAVEEVTVFAKLSPDQKARIILQFKANGHAVGYMGDGINDAPSMKVADVGISVDTAVDIAKETADVILLDKDLMVLEKGLVEGRKVYANMTKYIKMTVSSNFGNILSLLVSGIFLPFLPMAPVHLIILNLVYDLSCIALPFDKVDKDFLRNPHTWEAKSITRFMIWMGPISSAFDILTFSLLYFIIVPMTTGQAYVHGAESAVGFIVLFQTGWFIESMWSQTMVIHMLRSAKIPFLQSRPAWLVLVTTLLAAAFVTFLPYSPLASLLHLTPLKPIYFIFLLFIIILYMISVTIVKKIYIKKYKEWL; encoded by the coding sequence ATGAAAACTACAAAAGAAAGATTAGCAATAGCTATTCATACATCTTTAAACGAAACTCTATCTTTTTATAAGACAAGTCTAACAGGATTGACTGAGGAGCAGGTGGAGAAAAATCGTGACCTATATGGCGAAAATACCATCACAAAGGGTCAAGAAGACAGTATCCTCAAAAAGATTTACGAATCCATTATCAATCCTTTTACGATCATCTTACTGGTCATCGCCGTGATTTCCTTGGTGACCAATGTCTGGTTGGCAAAACCAGGTCAAGAGGATCCGACGACTTCTATTATCATCGTTGTCCTAGTCCTCATTTCTGGTGGCATACGCTTTGTCCAAGAACTCCGTAGTGATAAGGCTGCGACCAATCTATCAAAAATGATTGTCAACACAGCGACTGTCATTCGTCAAGGAGAAATCCAAGAAGTACCTATCGATGATTTGGTAGTGGGTGACGTGGTTAAATTAAGCGCTGGAGACATGATTCCAGCAGATCTTCTTTTATTTGAGTCGCGCGATTTCTTTGTACAACAGTCGGGCTTGACAGGTGAAAGTGATGCAGTTGAAAAATTGGCCTTGACCAAGGCAACAGACCAACAATCTGATAGCCTTCTTGAAGCTGAATCCTTGGCATTTATGGGAACTAATGTCTTGTCTGGTAGTGCTAAGGCCGTGGTTTTGGCGGTTGGTGATGCTACCATGATGGGAGCTATTGAGCAGACTCTAAACACCTATGATGAGCCCACTTCGTTTGAACGGGAGATGAATAGTATTTCTTGGCTCTTGATTCGCTTGATGTTGGTTATGGTTCCCATCGTCTTCTTGTCCAATGGTTTAACAGATGGTGATTGGTTAGAAGCAGGTGTATTTGCACTGAGTGTCGGTGTTGGATTGACACCTGAGATGCTACCTATGATTATTACCGCTAGCCTAGCAAAGGGTTCTATTATCATGGCCAAGGAAAAAGTGGTTATCAAAAAACTCAATGCCATACAGGACTTAGGGGCGATTGATATTTTGTGTACAGATAAGACAGGAACTCTAACCCAAGACGAGATTGTCCTTGAATATCCCTTGGACATCCACGGACGCTTGGATTTGACCGTCTTGAGACGAGCTTATCTCAATTCTTATTTTCAAACGGGCTTGAAAAATTTGATGGACAGAGCCATCATCAAACGGACTGAAAAGGAAGCAAAAGAACACGCCCTCTTGCAAAATCTGGCTCAAACTTTTCAAAAAATAGATGAGCTTCCCTTTGATTTTGAACGTAGACGGATGAGTGTTATCGTTAAGGATGAACACGAGGTTGTTAGTTTGGTAACCAAGGGTGCTCTAGAGGAAATGTTGACGATTTCCAGTTATGCGGAATATCAAGGAGTGATTACTCCCTTGACAGATGTTATTAGAGAAGAAATTTTAGCAGAAGTCAGACAACTAAATCAACAAGGTTTGCGTGTCTTGGGAGTGGCCTATAAGTCAGGTTTGAGGGAAGGTCATGCCTATACAGTTGATGATGAAGGGGATATGATTCTAACTGGTTATTTAGCCTTCCTAGATCCTCCTAAACCATCTGCAGCACCAGCAATTAAGGCTCTGTTAGAACATGGAGTTCAAACAAAAATTTTGACGGGAGACAACGAAAAAGTTACCCAAGCAGTCTGTGAAAAGGTTGGTTTGGATATCAATCAGATGCTGTTAGGATCTGAAATTGATCAGATGAGTAATCAAGAATTGGCTCAAGCCGTGGAGGAGGTAACAGTCTTTGCCAAACTTTCTCCTGACCAAAAAGCAAGGATTATTTTGCAATTTAAGGCTAATGGTCATGCTGTTGGCTATATGGGAGATGGAATCAATGATGCTCCTTCTATGAAAGTTGCAGATGTGGGGATTTCTGTTGACACAGCGGTAGATATTGCCAAAGAAACAGCTGATGTTATCCTACTTGATAAGGATCTCATGGTGCTTGAAAAAGGACTTGTTGAAGGGCGTAAGGTCTATGCCAATATGACTAAATATATCAAAATGACAGTGAGTTCTAATTTTGGGAATATCTTATCCCTATTAGTCTCTGGAATCTTTTTACCATTTTTACCAATGGCACCAGTCCATTTGATTATCCTAAATCTAGTCTATGATTTGTCTTGTATTGCCTTGCCTTTTGACAAGGTGGATAAAGATTTTTTGAGAAATCCGCATACCTGGGAAGCTAAGTCCATCACACGTTTCATGATTTGGATGGGACCTATCTCTTCTGCCTTTGATATTTTGACCTTCAGTTTGCTCTATTTTATCATTGTACCCATGACGACAGGTCAAGCCTATGTCCATGGAGCGGAGTCTGCCGTAGGATTTATTGTCTTGTTTCAGACAGGTTGGTTTATCGAGTCCATGTGGTCACAGACTATGGTTATTCATATGTTGCGTTCAGCCAAAATTCCTTTTTTACAAAGTCGTCCAGCTTGGCTAGTCCTTGTGACAACCTTATTGGCTGCAGCCTTTGTGACCTTCCTTCCCTACAGTCCACTAGCTAGCCTTCTTCATCTAACTCCTTTGAAGCCGATCTATTTCATCTTTTTGCTTTTCATCATCATTTTGTACATGATTAGCGTGACAATTGTGAAAAAAATCTATATCAAGAAATATAAAGAATGGCTGTAA
- the uvrA gene encoding excinuclease ABC subunit UvrA, with the protein MQDKIVIHGARAHNLKNIDVEIPRDKLVVVTGLSGSGKSSLAFDTLYAEGQRRYVESLSAYARQFLGNMEKPDVDAIDGLSPAISIDQKTTSKNPRSTVGTTTEINDYLRLLYARVGMPYCINGHGAIKASSVEQIVDKVLELPERQRLQILAPVIRKKKGQHKSVIEKVQKDGYVRVRVDGEVYDVTEVPELSKSKQHNIDVVVDRIVIKEGIRSRLFDSIEAALRIAEGYVIIDTMDDSELLFSEHYACPVCGFTVPELEPRLFSFNAPFGSCSECDGLGIKLEVDTDLVVPDASKTLREGALAPWNPISSNYYPNMLEQAMTAFGVDMDKPFEDLSEEDKNLILYGSDGKEFHFHYENEFGGVRDIDIPFEGVVNNIKRRYHETNSDYTRTQMRLYMNELTCGTCHGYRLNDQALSVRVGGENGLHIGEISDLSIADHLELVSQLTLSENEAIIARPILKEIKDRLTFLNNVGLNYLTLSRSAGTLSGGESQRIRLATQIGSNLSGVLYILDEPSIGLHQRDNDRLIASLKKMRDLGNTLIVVEHDEDTMREADYLIDVGPGAGVFGGEIVAAGTPKQVARNSKSITGQYLSGKRAIPVPEERRVGNGRFIEVTGARENNLQNVTARFPLGKFIAVTGVSGSGKSTLINSILKKAIAQKLNRNSDKPGKFKTITGIEHVDRLIDIDQSPIGRTPRSNPATYTGVFDDIRDLFAQTNEAKIRGYKKGRFSFNVKGGRCEACSGDGIIKIEMHFLPDVYVACEVCHGTRYNSETLEVHYKEKNISQVLDMTVNDAVEFFQHIPKIQRKLQTIKDVGLGYVTLGQPATTLSGGEAQRMKLASELHKRSTGKSFYILDEPTTGLHTEDIARLLKVLARFVDDGNTVLVIEHNLDVIKTADHIIDLGPEGGVGGGTIIATGTPEEVAANEASYTGHYLKGKLHHE; encoded by the coding sequence ATGCAAGATAAAATTGTCATTCATGGGGCGCGTGCCCATAATTTAAAAAATATTGACGTGGAAATTCCACGAGACAAGTTGGTTGTCGTGACCGGCTTGTCAGGTTCAGGGAAATCCAGTCTGGCCTTTGATACCCTCTATGCGGAGGGTCAACGTCGCTATGTGGAGAGTTTGTCAGCCTACGCTCGTCAATTCTTGGGGAATATGGAGAAGCCTGATGTAGATGCTATTGATGGTCTCAGCCCCGCTATTTCCATCGACCAGAAAACGACTAGTAAAAATCCTCGCTCGACGGTGGGAACAACGACTGAAATCAATGACTATCTGCGTCTCCTCTACGCACGTGTGGGGATGCCTTACTGTATTAACGGGCATGGAGCTATCAAGGCTTCTTCTGTGGAGCAAATCGTGGATAAGGTTTTAGAATTGCCTGAACGCCAGCGCTTGCAGATCTTGGCCCCTGTCATCCGCAAGAAAAAAGGCCAACATAAGAGTGTTATTGAGAAGGTTCAGAAAGATGGGTATGTTCGTGTCCGTGTGGATGGTGAAGTCTATGATGTAACCGAAGTGCCAGAGTTGTCTAAGAGTAAGCAACACAATATCGATGTCGTGGTTGACCGTATTGTCATCAAGGAGGGCATTCGTAGTCGTCTCTTTGATTCCATTGAGGCTGCCCTTCGTATTGCAGAAGGTTATGTCATTATCGACACTATGGACGACTCTGAGTTGTTGTTTTCTGAGCATTATGCCTGTCCAGTTTGTGGCTTTACTGTTCCAGAGTTAGAGCCTCGTCTCTTCTCTTTCAATGCTCCTTTTGGCTCTTGTAGTGAGTGTGACGGTTTGGGCATCAAGCTGGAGGTGGATACTGATTTGGTAGTACCAGATGCCAGCAAAACCTTACGTGAGGGAGCCTTGGCTCCGTGGAATCCTATCTCATCCAACTACTATCCAAACATGCTAGAGCAGGCTATGACAGCCTTTGGAGTGGATATGGATAAGCCTTTTGAGGACTTGTCAGAAGAAGATAAGAACTTGATTCTCTACGGCTCAGATGGTAAGGAATTCCATTTCCACTATGAGAATGAATTTGGTGGTGTGCGCGATATCGACATTCCTTTTGAGGGAGTTGTCAATAATATCAAGCGTCGCTACCATGAAACCAATAGTGACTACACGCGCACCCAAATGCGCCTCTACATGAATGAGCTGACTTGCGGAACCTGTCACGGCTATCGTCTCAATGACCAGGCCTTGTCTGTCCGTGTGGGTGGCGAGAACGGGCTACATATCGGAGAAATTTCAGACCTGTCTATCGCAGATCACTTGGAATTAGTCAGTCAGTTGACTCTTTCTGAAAATGAAGCCATCATTGCTCGGCCCATTCTCAAGGAAATCAAGGACCGTTTGACTTTCCTTAATAACGTGGGTCTTAACTATCTGACCCTGTCACGTTCGGCAGGAACTCTTTCAGGTGGGGAAAGTCAGCGTATTCGCTTGGCGACCCAGATTGGTTCTAACCTATCAGGTGTTCTTTATATTCTAGACGAGCCGTCAATCGGTCTTCACCAGAGGGATAATGACCGTCTGATTGCCAGTCTCAAAAAGATGCGTGACTTGGGCAATACTCTTATCGTGGTGGAACATGACGAAGATACCATGCGTGAGGCTGATTATCTGATTGACGTTGGTCCTGGTGCGGGTGTTTTTGGTGGGGAGATTGTTGCGGCAGGTACGCCCAAACAGGTAGCTCGTAACAGTAAGTCTATCACAGGCCAGTACTTGTCAGGCAAACGTGCCATTCCAGTACCAGAAGAACGCCGTGTTGGTAATGGTCGTTTTATCGAGGTGACGGGAGCGCGTGAGAACAACCTGCAAAATGTCACAGCTCGCTTCCCACTAGGAAAATTCATCGCAGTGACAGGGGTGTCGGGCTCAGGGAAATCGACCCTAATCAATAGCATTCTCAAAAAAGCTATTGCCCAGAAGCTCAACCGCAATTCAGACAAACCTGGTAAGTTTAAAACGATTACAGGGATTGAGCATGTAGACCGCTTGATTGATATTGATCAGAGCCCTATCGGACGAACGCCGAGGTCTAACCCTGCTACCTATACGGGAGTTTTTGACGATATACGTGACCTCTTTGCCCAGACAAATGAGGCTAAGATTCGTGGTTACAAAAAGGGACGTTTCAGTTTCAATGTCAAGGGTGGTCGTTGTGAAGCCTGCTCAGGTGACGGGATTATCAAGATTGAGATGCACTTCTTGCCAGATGTTTACGTGGCTTGTGAAGTCTGCCACGGGACTCGCTACAATAGTGAAACCCTAGAAGTTCATTACAAGGAAAAGAATATCTCGCAGGTCTTGGATATGACCGTCAACGATGCGGTGGAATTCTTCCAACACATTCCAAAGATTCAACGCAAACTCCAGACCATCAAGGATGTGGGACTGGGATATGTAACGCTAGGGCAACCAGCTACCACCCTTTCTGGAGGAGAAGCCCAGCGTATGAAGCTGGCTAGTGAACTCCACAAACGCTCGACAGGAAAATCTTTCTACATTCTGGATGAGCCGACGACAGGACTCCATACAGAGGATATCGCTCGCTTGCTTAAAGTCTTGGCTCGCTTTGTTGACGATGGCAATACAGTTCTTGTCATTGAGCACAATCTGGATGTTATCAAGACGGCAGACCATATTATTGACTTGGGACCTGAGGGCGGTGTCGGTGGTGGAACCATCATCGCAACAGGAACTCCAGAAGAAGTAGCTGCTAACGAAGCCAGCTACACAGGACATTATTTGAAAGGAAAATTACATCATGAATAA
- a CDS encoding IreB family regulatory phosphoprotein: protein MGFTEETVRFKLDDSNKKEISETLTDVYASLNDKGYNPINQIVGYVLSGDPAYVPRYNNARNQIRKYERDEIVEELVRYYLKGQGVDL from the coding sequence ATGGGATTTACTGAAGAAACAGTACGTTTTAAATTGGACGATTCCAATAAAAAAGAAATTAGCGAAACTCTGACTGATGTTTATGCTTCATTGAACGATAAGGGCTACAACCCAATCAACCAAATCGTAGGTTACGTATTGAGTGGAGACCCTGCCTACGTTCCTCGTTATAATAATGCACGAAATCAAATCCGTAAGTATGAGCGCGATGAAATCGTTGAAGAATTGGTCCGCTACTACCTTAAAGGACAAGGAGTCGATCTATAA
- a CDS encoding S66 peptidase family protein, producing the protein MVSTIGVVSLSSGIIGEDFVKHEVDLGVQRLKNLGLNPTFLPHSLKGLDFIKDHPEARAEDLIHAFSDDSIDMILCAIGGDDTYRLLPYLFENDQLQKVIKQKIFLGFSDTTMNHLMLHKLGIKTFYGQSFLADICELDKEVLTYSLHYFKELIETGRISEIRPSDVWYDERTDFSPKALGTPRVSHANTGFELLRGNAQFEGKILGGCLESLYDIFDNSRYADSTELCQKYKLFPDLSDWEGKILLLETSEEKPKLEDFKNMLRTLKDTGIFEVISGLLVGKPMDETFYDDYKEALLDIIDSNIPIIYNLNVGHATPRAIVPFGVHAYVDAKEQIIRFDYNKK; encoded by the coding sequence ATGGTTTCTACTATTGGTGTTGTTAGTTTATCTAGTGGCATTATCGGAGAGGACTTTGTCAAACACGAAGTGGACTTGGGTGTCCAACGTCTCAAGAACCTGGGACTCAATCCTACCTTTTTGCCTCATTCGCTAAAAGGATTAGACTTTATCAAGGACCATCCTGAAGCTCGTGCAGAGGATTTGATTCATGCCTTTTCTGATGATAGCATCGACATGATCCTATGCGCCATCGGTGGAGACGATACCTATCGCTTACTACCTTATCTTTTTGAAAATGACCAACTACAAAAGGTTATCAAACAAAAAATTTTTCTTGGCTTCTCGGATACAACCATGAACCATCTCATGTTGCATAAACTAGGAATCAAAACTTTTTATGGTCAATCCTTCCTAGCAGACATTTGTGAATTGGACAAGGAAGTGCTGACCTATAGCCTCCACTACTTTAAAGAATTGATTGAGACGGGAAGAATCTCAGAAATCCGCCCTAGTGACGTTTGGTATGATGAAAGGACTGACTTCAGTCCCAAGGCTCTGGGGACACCTCGTGTCAGTCATGCAAATACTGGTTTCGAGCTGTTGCGGGGAAATGCCCAGTTCGAGGGAAAAATCCTCGGTGGTTGCCTCGAATCCCTCTACGATATCTTTGACAACTCTCGATACGCAGATAGCACGGAGCTCTGCCAAAAATACAAACTTTTCCCTGACTTGTCAGACTGGGAAGGAAAAATCCTCTTGCTAGAAACAAGCGAAGAAAAGCCTAAGCTGGAAGACTTCAAAAATATGTTGCGGACTTTAAAAGACACTGGTATATTCGAGGTCATCAGTGGACTCTTGGTCGGAAAACCTATGGATGAAACTTTCTATGACGACTATAAAGAGGCACTATTGGATATTATTGACAGCAATATCCCGATTATCTATAATCTAAATGTCGGCCACGCAACTCCAAGAGCAATTGTACCCTTCGGAGTTCACGCCTATGTAGATGCAAAGGAGCAAATCATTCGCTTTGACTATAACAAAAAATAA
- the spx gene encoding transcriptional regulator Spx, with translation MIKIYTVSSCTSCKKAKTWLNAHQLSYKEQNLGKEGITREELLDILTKTDNGIASIVSSKNRYAKALGVDIEDLSVNEVLNLIMETPRILKSPILVDEKRLQVGYKEDDIRAFLPRSVRNVENAEARLRAAL, from the coding sequence ATGATTAAAATTTATACAGTCTCAAGTTGTACTAGCTGTAAAAAAGCAAAAACCTGGCTCAATGCCCACCAGTTAAGTTATAAAGAACAAAACCTTGGTAAAGAAGGAATTACGAGAGAAGAATTACTGGATATTCTGACAAAAACAGATAATGGAATAGCCAGCATCGTTTCGTCTAAAAATCGCTATGCCAAAGCCCTTGGAGTGGATATTGAAGATTTGAGTGTCAACGAAGTCCTCAATCTGATTATGGAAACACCGAGAATTTTAAAGAGCCCAATCCTTGTAGATGAAAAACGTTTGCAAGTTGGCTATAAGGAAGACGATATTCGTGCCTTCCTACCACGCTCTGTCCGTAATGTAGAAAATGCAGAAGCACGTTTGCGTGCAGCTCTATAA
- a CDS encoding Xaa-Pro peptidase family protein, which produces MNKRVQAFLDKMQEKELDGIIINNLKNVYYLTGFWGSNGTVFISRDRQVLVTDSRYIIAAKQETSGFEIVADRDELAIIAGIVKDMGLSRIGFEDEISVSYYHRMQATFEGIDLLPQTQFVEGLRMIKDEAEIAAIRKACSISDQAFRDALDFIKPGKTEIEIANFLDFRMRELGASGLSFDTILASGINSSKPHAHPMHKPVELGEAITMDFGCLYDHYVSDMTRTIYLGHVSDEQAEIYNTVLKANQALIDQAKAGLGFRDFDKIPRDIIIEAGYGDYFTHGIGHGIGLDIHEEPYFSQTSTETIKAGMALTDEPGIYIEGKYGVRIEDDILITETGCELLTLAPKELIVI; this is translated from the coding sequence ATGAATAAACGCGTACAAGCATTTCTAGATAAAATGCAAGAAAAAGAACTAGATGGTATCATCATTAATAACCTTAAAAACGTCTATTATTTGACTGGTTTTTGGGGCTCAAACGGAACAGTCTTTATCAGCCGTGACCGTCAGGTCTTGGTGACAGACTCTCGCTATATCATTGCAGCCAAGCAAGAAACCAGTGGCTTTGAGATTGTAGCTGACCGCGATGAATTAGCTATCATTGCAGGAATTGTTAAGGACATGGGTTTGTCTCGAATTGGTTTTGAAGATGAGATTTCAGTGTCTTATTATCATCGTATGCAGGCTACCTTTGAAGGAATTGACTTGCTTCCACAGACTCAGTTTGTTGAAGGTCTTCGAATGATTAAGGATGAAGCGGAGATTGCAGCTATTCGCAAGGCTTGTTCTATCTCAGACCAAGCTTTCCGCGACGCGCTTGACTTTATTAAGCCAGGAAAGACTGAGATTGAGATTGCCAACTTCCTTGACTTCCGCATGCGTGAGTTGGGAGCATCTGGCTTGTCTTTTGACACTATCTTAGCTAGCGGAATCAACTCTTCCAAACCCCATGCCCATCCCATGCACAAACCAGTGGAGCTGGGAGAAGCTATTACAATGGACTTCGGATGCCTCTACGACCACTATGTCAGCGATATGACACGGACTATCTATCTGGGGCATGTTAGCGACGAGCAGGCAGAGATTTACAATACAGTTCTCAAAGCAAACCAAGCCTTGATTGATCAGGCTAAGGCTGGCTTAGGTTTCCGTGACTTTGACAAGATCCCTCGTGATATTATCATCGAGGCAGGCTATGGCGACTACTTTACTCACGGTATCGGACACGGTATTGGACTGGATATCCATGAGGAACCATACTTTAGCCAGACTTCTACAGAAACTATTAAGGCAGGTATGGCCTTGACCGATGAACCGGGTATCTATATTGAAGGTAAATACGGGGTTCGTATCGAGGATGATATCCTGATTACAGAGACCGGTTGTGAATTATTGACCCTAGCTCCAAAAGAGTTGATAGTTATCTAA